Sequence from the Deltaproteobacteria bacterium genome:
ATCCGGTACTTCAATCGCGAGGCCGGGCAAAACAAGAACTGCTCCTGCTCGAAGTAGATCACCGGCTGTTTCGACTTCGGGCACACGAGGATGTCGAGCAGCTCCCTGTCCAACGCCATGCGCCGACTTTGCGGCGCGGCGGTCCGG
This genomic interval carries:
- a CDS encoding Trm112 family protein, yielding MALDRELLDILVCPKSKQPVIYFEQEQFLFCPASRLKYRIDDGIPVMLIEEAEEVDEAAAAALVAQARERGLM